A single genomic interval of Rosistilla ulvae harbors:
- a CDS encoding PepSY domain-containing protein, which yields MKALILFAIPGILALIPIQFTDAQSNGGSRMPLIEIVRQLEADGYKPFSEISMDDGNWEVEVRQNDVAYELIVDSFTGKILSQHRDDPDDHPAKDALPLSEVLKSLAENDGYSGIDEVSFERRYWEVEAFKNRQKRELHVDPRTAKIIADRIDD from the coding sequence ATGAAAGCGTTGATTCTGTTTGCGATCCCCGGCATCTTGGCACTGATTCCAATTCAATTTACCGACGCCCAGTCGAACGGCGGTAGCCGGATGCCTCTGATTGAGATCGTTCGACAATTGGAAGCGGACGGGTACAAGCCTTTCAGCGAGATCTCGATGGATGATGGTAACTGGGAAGTCGAAGTCCGCCAGAACGATGTTGCTTATGAGCTGATAGTCGACAGCTTCACCGGAAAAATTCTATCCCAACACCGCGACGATCCCGACGACCACCCCGCCAAAGATGCGCTGCCGCTGTCGGAAGTCTTGAAATCGCTCGCCGAAAATGACGGCTACAGCGGCATCGATGAGGTCTCTTTCGAACGGCGTTATTGGGAAGTCGAAGCATTCAAGAACCGCCAAAAGCGAGAGCTGCACGTCGATCCCAGGACCGCAAAAATCATCGCCGATCGAATCGACGATTGA
- a CDS encoding sensor histidine kinase, whose protein sequence is MKLTTRVSAYFLVTLAIALAIYSLVFYSVSRRQIESQFEGELQGVLNSFVAVAEIEDTEVKWQPLEHSVSFGSLDEFGEVHWIVIGDKNRVVEKSRNADRAMTSLALQLAAGNASNGAMLAQIEPKRQQRVLYHRLTAPHPLALNRELDEFDELMVVVGRSTGKRDAIVSRLTLLVTLLPLAAWCVAAGLGRWIVRHALRPVSAMADQAQSIAGSDFQTRLIVQDTGDELSELGTTFNHLLDRQQAAFEQQSRFAGDAAHELRSPITVLLGQIDVTLRRPRSVDEYKSTLELLRTKTLSLQEIVEALLYLARSDGDTNSPTMQPIEFTTWLNEYASSWSSLPRAADLRLENRVEQSVSVRATSTLLARIVENLVSNAIKYSSPGSPIEVQASNDANHVVLRVTDAGCGISESDQQHLFDPFFRSSDARSKGISGNGLGLAIASRIATTLGGTLQVESTLGHGSCFTVRLPIDLNRESSTHPV, encoded by the coding sequence ATGAAGCTGACGACACGCGTTTCCGCCTATTTTCTCGTGACGCTTGCGATTGCTTTGGCGATCTATTCGCTGGTCTTTTATTCCGTATCGCGGCGGCAAATCGAGTCGCAATTCGAAGGCGAACTGCAAGGGGTACTCAACTCATTTGTCGCCGTCGCGGAGATCGAGGATACGGAGGTCAAATGGCAACCTTTGGAACATTCGGTCTCCTTCGGTTCGCTCGACGAATTTGGCGAAGTCCACTGGATCGTCATCGGTGACAAGAATCGCGTTGTCGAAAAGTCTCGCAATGCGGATCGCGCGATGACATCGCTGGCGCTACAGTTGGCCGCTGGCAATGCATCCAACGGCGCGATGCTGGCCCAGATCGAACCAAAACGCCAACAGCGGGTTCTGTATCATCGCTTGACCGCCCCTCATCCTCTTGCCCTGAACCGAGAACTGGATGAGTTTGACGAGTTGATGGTAGTGGTCGGTCGTTCGACAGGCAAACGCGATGCCATCGTTTCGCGGTTGACGCTGCTGGTAACACTGCTGCCACTGGCCGCTTGGTGCGTCGCCGCGGGACTGGGGCGTTGGATCGTCCGACATGCACTCCGCCCCGTTTCCGCGATGGCGGATCAAGCTCAGTCGATCGCGGGCTCCGATTTCCAGACGCGTCTGATCGTGCAAGATACTGGGGACGAGCTCTCGGAGCTGGGGACGACCTTCAACCATTTGCTCGACCGCCAGCAGGCAGCCTTTGAGCAGCAAAGTCGCTTTGCGGGAGATGCCGCTCACGAACTACGGTCTCCCATCACCGTCTTGCTTGGACAGATCGACGTCACGCTGCGGCGCCCCCGATCGGTCGACGAATATAAGTCGACACTCGAACTGCTGCGCACCAAGACGCTTTCGCTTCAGGAAATCGTTGAAGCCTTGTTGTATCTCGCTCGCAGTGACGGGGACACCAACTCGCCAACGATGCAGCCGATCGAGTTTACGACCTGGTTGAACGAGTATGCCTCAAGCTGGAGCAGCTTGCCGCGCGCTGCGGATCTACGCCTGGAGAATCGCGTAGAACAGTCGGTCTCGGTGAGAGCGACGTCGACGCTGTTGGCGCGGATCGTCGAGAACCTCGTATCCAACGCGATAAAGTACAGCTCGCCCGGAAGCCCGATCGAAGTGCAGGCAAGTAACGACGCAAATCATGTGGTCCTTCGTGTCACCGACGCTGGTTGTGGGATCTCCGAATCGGATCAGCAACATCTGTTTGATCCCTTCTTTCGCTCCAGCGACGCGCGAAGCAAAGGGATCTCTGGTAACGGTCTCGGATTGGCGATTGCCAGCCGTATCGCCACGACACTTGGCGGTACGTTGCAGGTGGAGAGTACACTTGGCCATGGCAGCTGCTTTACGGTGCGTCTACCGATCGATTTGAATCGCGAGTCGTCGACTCATCCGGTTTAG
- a CDS encoding response regulator transcription factor, protein MSVRILVVEDDPGISDFLVRGLNEEGYTAELAQEGRHAWLRLQSETWDLVILDWWLPGEDGIQILQRFRQKNRTTPVLFLTARDGVNERVTGLDAGADDYLTKPFAFEELLARVRALLRRPSQSDSVYLEYRDIRIDLAQQRATRAEVPLDLTAKEFSLLSMFLRHPGRVLSRTRIYETVWDENFDGLSNTLEVHIKDLRRKLETLGPRVIQTRRGQGYILESQDAGHG, encoded by the coding sequence ATGAGTGTTCGTATCCTAGTCGTTGAAGATGATCCCGGGATATCGGATTTCCTGGTCCGCGGTCTGAATGAAGAGGGGTATACGGCGGAGTTGGCTCAAGAGGGACGGCACGCTTGGCTGCGATTGCAGTCGGAAACTTGGGATCTTGTCATCCTCGATTGGTGGTTGCCTGGTGAAGACGGCATTCAAATCCTCCAGCGTTTCCGCCAGAAGAACCGGACAACACCCGTACTGTTTTTGACAGCTCGCGATGGGGTAAACGAGCGAGTTACGGGGTTGGACGCCGGGGCGGATGATTACCTGACGAAACCGTTTGCGTTTGAGGAACTTCTGGCGCGCGTTAGAGCATTGTTGCGAAGGCCCAGCCAATCCGACAGCGTCTATCTCGAGTACCGCGACATTCGCATCGATCTAGCTCAGCAACGCGCCACGCGCGCCGAGGTGCCGCTCGATCTGACCGCCAAAGAGTTTTCGTTGCTGTCGATGTTCTTGCGACATCCAGGACGGGTACTTTCGCGCACGCGGATTTACGAAACGGTTTGGGACGAAAACTTTGACGGTCTTTCGAACACCCTCGAGGTCCATATCAAAGACCTACGACGCAAACTGGAAACGCTGGGCCCACGCGTCATCCAAACACGCCGTGGCCAAGGCTATATCCTGGAATCGCAAGACGCGGGTCACGGATGA
- a CDS encoding NAD(P)-dependent oxidoreductase, translated as MTTLVVGASGATGKLLVEQLLHRGERVRAVVRSCDKIPATLLEHPLLSVVEASIADATDGEIAQYVDGCDAIASCLGHNLTLKGVFGHPRRLVTQAVQRLCHAASKNGSDKPVKFVLMNTAGNCNRDLNESISFAEQCVMALLRRAVPPHRDNELAAEHLRTAIGQNNASLQWSVVRPDTLINEAEVSEYQPHVSPTRSAIFNAGKTSRINVAHFMAELISDQATWNRWKGEMPVIYNQQ; from the coding sequence ATGACGACTCTTGTGGTTGGAGCAAGCGGAGCAACCGGTAAACTTCTCGTCGAACAATTGTTGCATCGAGGGGAGCGCGTACGAGCAGTCGTGCGGTCGTGCGACAAAATCCCAGCGACGCTCTTAGAGCATCCACTGCTGTCGGTAGTCGAAGCAAGTATCGCCGATGCAACGGACGGCGAAATTGCCCAGTACGTCGACGGTTGCGACGCAATCGCCTCCTGCCTCGGACACAATCTGACACTCAAGGGCGTCTTTGGCCACCCGCGGCGTCTGGTAACTCAAGCGGTGCAGCGATTGTGTCACGCCGCCAGCAAAAACGGGTCCGACAAACCGGTCAAATTTGTTCTTATGAACACCGCGGGCAATTGCAACCGCGATCTTAACGAATCCATTTCATTTGCTGAGCAGTGCGTGATGGCGCTGCTGCGACGGGCTGTGCCTCCCCATCGCGACAACGAATTGGCCGCCGAGCATCTCCGCACGGCGATCGGTCAAAACAACGCATCGCTGCAATGGTCGGTCGTTCGCCCCGATACGCTCATCAACGAAGCCGAGGTTTCCGAATACCAACCGCACGTTTCGCCAACGCGTAGCGCCATCTTCAACGCCGGTAAAACCAGCCGCATCAATGTGGCTCACTTTATGGCGGAACTGATATCGGATCAAGCGACATGGAATCGATGGAAAGGGGAGATGCCCGTCATCTACAATCAGCAATAA